The genomic region TTTTATACTATCTTAGTCAATCCTTTGGCTTTGGACTGGTTGACTGAAGTCAGCCTTTGGAAATACtactatttttaaaggaataaaggaGGATAAAAATGAGGGGGAAAGTGCTTTCTGCCATTTGCAGACTGTTATGTGTAACCAAAACACTTTCAGGCCCAACTCCCCACTCTCTCCTTTACTTCATTGGCCTGCCCACTAGAGGTGGTTGACACCATTTGAATCTGTCAGGACAACGACACCAAAAAGCCTTTCAGGATATCTCTGGCAGCTCTTGGAAGAAGAGTCAGCAGTGATGAAGGGGAATGAGAAAATGATGGGATGAGCAAGAACGTCTCATTCATTTACCCCTCAGCCAGCCTGGTCTCTTTGGCAGGCAGACTTCACCTCCAATGGAAGCAGAACTGCAGTGTGCCCCATGGGTCTCCCTGGCACCCACAGGGCTCTTGACTCCAGAAAaacctcttcccctcttccagcaATCCCCCCCTAGCAATCACTGAGCATTGGGGAAAACACCACtggctgcagaagagaagcATGACCCATCTCATATCCCACTGAACCCAGCTTGGCCTCCACGCTGTTAGAGCAGGATGCTGTATGGGTAGCActgaggcaggcagcagcaggatggggagggTGGAGATGCAACAAGTTTGGGGTTTGCCAAACAGAAAGCACAACTCACatcccagctggcacagcagcatcAGCACCCAATAACTGTGGGAGCATTAGGGGGACTGGGACCCATCAATGCTCCTGGCACCTGGGCCAGCCCTACAGATACATGCAAGGGAGTCGGGCTTTGTGGGTCTGTTCTAGCAGATTCTGGTGAAAATATGGGTTTTTTACCTGAgcacttaattattttttcgGACGTTTTTTTGCTGACTTCATTCTTAACAATACATCTGAACATCCCAGAATACTGTGTATGCAATTCCAAACTTGTTACattcttctggattttttttgttttattgtgaGTCAGTTCTATTGTAAATGTTTCGTCTTTAGTTTTCTGCTTCACTTCACACTTGACAGATAGAGTTTTATTCATGCATTTGGAACTGAGGATTGGCTGAGGGACAGgctctgaaaaagaagagaagggaaagacaCATCTGATAtggtttctctttttgaaaatcCTCTATTATTAAGCAGAACAGGAAATCATTCCCCAATAAGTGGTGAGAGAGTAACACCAGCTAATGAGAccagagaaaaattaagagCAAATTAGACCTCTAATACGAAAGTAACATGgcaataagaaagaaaaaatattagcCTGCATATTTGGCCTAGCACAGCAGAGCTACACCATCATGAGTGGACTATTTTCAGGCTCAGTCTGACTCACAACCAGGCAAGTGAGGGGAGGaagttgggttttggggggaagCAGCAGATGGGAGGGACTTGGAGCCACAGCCCTCTCTAGCTCTGGCCCCAGTGCTGCAATGCAAATGAAATTTCACCCTAGTGTGAAACACTGGAGTCCAGGTCTTGGTGATGGAGTTGTGTGATGATATTACTTAAActactggggtttttttgaaaaactgtTTGTTCAGCCCTAGTAACAAGGTATACTCTAGGTGACAAATTAAACAGCAGTTACTAAAGGACTTTTCTTCCCAAACCACTATCAGAGGTAAGGCAACCTCTCTGCTGCACAGTGTGTGAAATGATGCAGCATATAGCTGGGTTGGAATCCTAACTTGAAATTGAACCCAGGACACCAGTGGCTTAAAGCATGAGTAAGTAGCATTGGGCCTTGATGACTTAATGAATCTATACACAGTCTGcaataataatttctgaagtaGTGAGACACCCTCACTGCTCAGCAGTCTGTTAGCCATAGAGCTTCCCACTGCACAGAAACCCTGCCAAAACCAGCCCAGCTGTCATTGCTGCCTCATCAAGGCATCATTTCTGTAGTGCCAGTTGGTGCACCTAGAAGCTGGCAGAGGTCTGCGTGCTGGCTgaagaaggacagagaaaaattaatcctcctgctgggaaaaaaatacacatgcCCTAAAGCTTAGACATCTGGAGAGATGGCAGAAGCcataaaggaaaagaacagcCATCCCTATCTTCCCTACTTATCCCAAAAGCTTTGTTCTGCTACTGCTCTGATATCTCAGGAAAAGACACAACACAAGAGTGGAGGCTGTCTACACGCTTTGAACCCATGCAGCAGAAATCTCTAGGTGTATACTTCAAATGGCACAATCTTAATATTTGTTGTGTTATGCTTTGCAAAGATAGGGTGCAAGAGTCATCTTCCCCTGCTAATTCAATTCCTATTGTGGCATCTCTCAGGGGACATGACTGTtggctattttttttgttgtagcAAAAATGGAGTGGGATCACATTGCCTTAAACAGAGCCATTTAGTGGCACCCTGGCTCCTGAACTTGCCACAGGGGTTGGCGGATACAACACAAGTTGCTCACCTTGCTGAAGCAGAGGCTAGAGACTAAAAGTCCTAACCCAGTGCCCAAAAAACAGCACCAGAAGTGCATCAGCCACAGGACTACCTCACACAGGCTGCTGTGCTCCCACAAGAGGTTTTTGGAAGCATAGTCCTGCCaggagcacagccctgctggcttGGTGCTGCCCCAGCTCAGGACACAGAGCCTGAGGGGTCACAGCATCACCTGTGGTGCTGCACTGGGGCCTTCTGTCCCCACCCTGCTGCCAACACAGCTGTTTGTTGCTTGGGCATACATAGAAACCTGATGGCTGATAAAAGGTGAAGCAAGAAAGAAGCAGGGACAAGACCTTATAATCAGGAgcaagaaaagggagaagagagcagaCTGCTGTCAGTGGAAAGAGGAAAGATGTGTCTCACAGAAGTCTCCCTTAAAACACAAAGGGGGCAGTGAGTAGGAAGGGCTGTAGGACAGAGTAGGAATACCAAGCCTTATTCAGCTGCACTGGGAATGGTATGAAAAGAGTAAAAACTTACCCTGAACAGTGAATGTTGTGCCTTCTTCTGCCTTCAGTGTCCCATCCTGATGATAAACAGTGACCATGTAGTTTCCACTGTCCTCTTTCACCACCCGCTCTATTTGCAGAGTCCCATTTAGGAATAACTTACACCTGCACTGGCTCTTGTTCACATAGTACTTAACTTTCTTATCTTTTATCTGAAGCAACTTTTGTCCATCTCTCCACCATGCTGCATCATCTAcactcccagcagcagagatgctgaaaaGAACCGACTCATTCACTGCCCTGTAAACCTGGTTGGTGACAGAGCCTGTAAAGGAAAGCACAACCAGCCCATCAGTATGTCTCTAGCAGCCCTCTATGCCATGCTTGGCAGCCACAGCAGTGACCCAAAAGGCTGCCACTTGCTACCTCCTGCTGAGTTGCCCAAACCTCTGTGCATTACTGATGCTGTCctctttcccctgctccaaAGATACTCCTGATCATTCATTAGATAAATATCAATGCCAAGTTTAATTCTGAGAGTCAAGGAAACTATGAGTTTGTCTTTCAAAAGCTGGATTTATACTCTTGCTGGTTTATTTGGAGTGATTTTGGATGCCAAGATTCATGAATGTCCATGAACTTAACCCTGAACTTAACCTTGCCTGAAAATAAGgtcatagaaacatagaatggtttggatggTAAGGGACTTTAGAAATCATATAGTTCCAACCCCACCTGCAGGTCAGTTGGATGTGTTTTGCACAAGGCACAGGCTGGTACCCAGAGTCCCCATCACCGGAGAGCAAGAGCACAAACTAGTGGTGGCCCTGGACAGTAGGATCAGTTCAGCAGTAACAGTGATGGCAATAATACCAATAGTGGGCATTATCAAACAGTGAGAGAGTGTAAGGCACTGAACTGCAGGTTAGACCCAGTGGCACCAGCTTGAAgtgccccctcctcacccatcGTGGGCATCCACTTGACTTTTTTTAAGAAGGGGATCTCAGTGAGGTAAATAGGGTAGGGAGAAACAGAGAGCTAACCACATCCTGAGAACCTATCACAGTCTGGTGACATTAGGAGGTAAGCACAGGCCAAAAAAATCTATTCTCTTTTCAGGCCTCTTTTGATGACAGATCCCCTCTCCAGAACAGGTAAGAATAAGTGTTTCCCAAAGGTGCTACCAGGACCAGGCAGAACTTAGTGTGTGGCTGCTGAAGGGGACATTCAGGAAAAGCCAAGGCTGCTAAATAGCTAAACAGCAATCATGTTACCACCAGGCAAGATGATGTACCCTTTGGGCTGTGCCTGAGtctcctgccctctcccctccagGCTGCTCCACAGCCTTTGCAAAGTCCATTTCTGGTGAACCAGGGacttcagagagaaaagtttGTCAGGGGTCACTTCTAAGTAGTGGCAGGTGTAAAATTTGCAGGCGGAGGCAGAAAAGTGCTCACAAGTGTGAGATGGGACAAGCTCACCGACAACTGAATGTTCTCTCAGAGCCACCATTTGTTTAATTTGTCATTTTCTTAGGTCCATTCCTCTTCAGTTTACAGGATAAAGCTGACAAGCAGGAGGGCATATCTCTTCACATCACCAGACAGAGCTGATTCTGCtctaattttataaattttaagcACTTCTTCccctcagagagaaaaatctatGTTTATGCATATTTTTGTTACAGTCTTTCATTCCTGATATCTAGGACAACAATGGACTGTATCAGAGTGGGTTCACTGAAATCCAGTTGTTCTTTCATAAAACTTAATATTATTGAGATTATCAAAGAACTAAGATACTGTGCctccacaaaaagaaaattcatacTGAAAGTCTTCCTGCAAATCAGCCGCAatacaaggagaggctgtcGTTTCACTGCTGCATTTCTTACAAGACACTTGATGTACCTAAAGGAATATTCTGAAATCAAGCTATCAGCCAAACAGTCTTGGAAGCAGTTATCCTCCACTCAGGTGACACTAGAGACTGTACCCAAATATTTGAATTCTGATACTTCTTTCTCCTCAGCCACACACAGGTATACAGAGCTAGTATTAGGTTTTCTTTGCATAACAGATactattttctctctctctctctctggaagtaaagataaaaataatctaaGTTTTCAAGGACAATTCAATGGCATCTCTATGGACAGACCACCTAGACTCATCTCCACATATTTATCTTTTAGTCTTGCTAATGGAAAGCCATCCCACAAATATGATACTAAAAATCTGTTTAGTTTTTGAAACAGCATTTCTGCAAATGCCAACTGAAATGCCCTCCAAGGGGCAGAAAGATCTGAACATAGAGCTCACTTACAGTAACAAGAAAGAGTTAAGAGGAAAAGCTCCCATAGTAACTTCGGTGAAGTAAGAAAGTCTTTGAAACGAGCTTTCTATTTAAGGGAATAATATTCTTTTCTGCTGGGGAAGATGTTTTATGTATCAcgtacaaaaaaaatatttgctatttatctattaattttgttctggaggaaaagaaaagcgTTAAGCAGTTGTTCACACTATCTGTACAGGaatgagcagagaaaaaaacctatgCATGATTGTATCATCTCCATTTCTTATAACCTTTTCTAATCTATGAGTTAACACCTTAATTAAGTTTtcagattaatattttaaaaaataatgagagcAATAATACACAAAATATAAAAGACTATATATATCCTTGCTGTTTTCATAACCAGGACTTCTTCAGCTCCACTGAAAACACGGAGATATATCACTCTTTCTGTTAATATTTATGGAAGAATGTAATTTGCACTTTGAAAAGATTTGTTCATCTTtgataagaaaaggaaattacatGCGATGATGCACCATGAACTGGATCCCTGATGTAGTACAAGCTGCCTCAAGGGTGTAGAGAAAACTGCATGCTGACATTTTTCATTATACATGTGTCAAATTAAGGCTCAttaacataaaaccaaaactgtttACAGGTTATTATTATAACTGGAATAGAAaattcagctccttccctccccctgaatgaaaattaaatcaaataataataacaataaccCAATGGTCTTTGCTCATGGGGAAAGTGGAACTAGTTTCTTATCTGTAACATCCCACCAAGCggtaaattatttaaaaagcaatttaaaaatgttagcctgaaagagaaaaaaatggttagAAAAACTCACATtttacacaggaaaataaaagcagcaagcaCTTGACTAGGAAAATCCTCCTCAAGTTCATTTTCAGTGTCAAAAAAATGCAATGTCTCCTTGTCTAATGATAGCTCCTGGTAGGTGAAAGGTTTTTCTGCTGGCTGCCAGTGAGCAGACGTGTTGCTGCAGCCCTCGtgccctcctcccctcctcccagctcttACCCTGGCACTTCTCATTTCTAGCACAAGCACAAAAACCATGGACAGAAATACCTCTCAGTCGGGTATTTTACCAGGATGGAGACAAAGTGCAGTGACAAGGAAAACACACACTGAAATGCAGGAATTTGCCCAAGGTCTGTGTACCCAGCTAAAGGGCCAGCCAGCACCCTGGTCCTCCTCAATATTCACTTGAAGAGTTCAACTCTGGCATCCCTATGCCACCATCCTAGTGGGAAAGAGGCAGTTTTGGGGTCCAGGGGGATGGGaatcctcctgctctcccatAGCTCCAACATCAGCAAGGGGACAGCAAGCCCAGGAACCCCAGTGAAGATCAGGTGGCCAATGGCTGTTGTACAAAATGCA from Heliangelus exortis chromosome 1, bHelExo1.hap1, whole genome shotgun sequence harbors:
- the CD2 gene encoding T-cell surface antigen CD2, yielding MNLRRIFLVKCLLLLFSCVKCSVTNQVYRAVNESVLFSISAAGSVDDAAWWRDGQKLLQIKDKKVKYYVNKSQCRCKLFLNGTLQIERVVKEDSGNYMVTVYHQDGTLKAEEGTTFTVQEPVPQPILSSKCMNKTLSVKCEVKQKTKDETFTIELTHNKTKKIQKNVTSLELHTQYSGMFRCIVKNEVSKKTSEKIIKCSGQLDLYLILTIAGGAVFFVIFVIFLIYCIRKKKADRLEDDDEEQTMQARQLTSEMLVRELPQPPCNPTLKQPHAHQRPLPRPRVHQEPALPPRPRPRMQQRTPNHPRERP